In the genome of Erinaceus europaeus chromosome 8, mEriEur2.1, whole genome shotgun sequence, one region contains:
- the NDUFA5 gene encoding NADH dehydrogenase [ubiquinone] 1 alpha subcomplex subunit 5 isoform X3 has protein sequence MAGLLKKRLKILYAKILDVLDQIPKNAAYRKYTEQITNEKLSMVKAEPNVKKLEEQLQSGQIEEVIVQAENELSLARKMVQWKPWEPLVDEPPTNQWKWPI, from the exons ATGGCGGGTCTGCTGAAAAAG AGACTAAAGATATTGTATGCAAAGATTCTGGATGTTCTTGATCAAATCCCTAAAAATGCAGCATATAGGAAATACACAGAGCAGATTACAAATGAGAAGCTTAGCATGGTTAAAGCG GAACCAAATGTGAAAAAATTAGAAGAACAACTTCAGAGTGGCCAAATAGAAGAGGTGATTGTtcag GCTGAAAACGAACTAAGTCTGGCAAGAAAAATGGTCCAGTGGAAACCATGGGAGCCGTTAGTAGATGAACCTCCTACCAACCAGTGGAAGTGGCCAATATGA
- the NDUFA5 gene encoding NADH dehydrogenase [ubiquinone] 1 alpha subcomplex subunit 5 isoform X1, translated as MAGLLKKTTGLVGLAVCDTPHERLKILYAKILDVLDQIPKNAAYRKYTEQITNEKLSMVKAEPNVKKLEEQLQSGQIEEVIVQAENELSLARKMVQWKPWEPLVDEPPTNQWKWPI; from the exons ATGGCGGGTCTGCTGAAAAAG ACCACTGGCCTAGTGGGATTGGCTGTGTGTGACACTCCACACGAG AGACTAAAGATATTGTATGCAAAGATTCTGGATGTTCTTGATCAAATCCCTAAAAATGCAGCATATAGGAAATACACAGAGCAGATTACAAATGAGAAGCTTAGCATGGTTAAAGCG GAACCAAATGTGAAAAAATTAGAAGAACAACTTCAGAGTGGCCAAATAGAAGAGGTGATTGTtcag GCTGAAAACGAACTAAGTCTGGCAAGAAAAATGGTCCAGTGGAAACCATGGGAGCCGTTAGTAGATGAACCTCCTACCAACCAGTGGAAGTGGCCAATATGA
- the NDUFA5 gene encoding NADH dehydrogenase [ubiquinone] 1 alpha subcomplex subunit 5 isoform X4: protein MAGLLKKTTGLVGLAVCDTPHEEPNVKKLEEQLQSGQIEEVIVQAENELSLARKMVQWKPWEPLVDEPPTNQWKWPI from the exons ATGGCGGGTCTGCTGAAAAAG ACCACTGGCCTAGTGGGATTGGCTGTGTGTGACACTCCACACGAG GAACCAAATGTGAAAAAATTAGAAGAACAACTTCAGAGTGGCCAAATAGAAGAGGTGATTGTtcag GCTGAAAACGAACTAAGTCTGGCAAGAAAAATGGTCCAGTGGAAACCATGGGAGCCGTTAGTAGATGAACCTCCTACCAACCAGTGGAAGTGGCCAATATGA
- the NDUFA5 gene encoding NADH dehydrogenase [ubiquinone] 1 alpha subcomplex subunit 5 isoform X2: MTTGLVGLAVCDTPHERLKILYAKILDVLDQIPKNAAYRKYTEQITNEKLSMVKAEPNVKKLEEQLQSGQIEEVIVQAENELSLARKMVQWKPWEPLVDEPPTNQWKWPI, from the exons ATG ACCACTGGCCTAGTGGGATTGGCTGTGTGTGACACTCCACACGAG AGACTAAAGATATTGTATGCAAAGATTCTGGATGTTCTTGATCAAATCCCTAAAAATGCAGCATATAGGAAATACACAGAGCAGATTACAAATGAGAAGCTTAGCATGGTTAAAGCG GAACCAAATGTGAAAAAATTAGAAGAACAACTTCAGAGTGGCCAAATAGAAGAGGTGATTGTtcag GCTGAAAACGAACTAAGTCTGGCAAGAAAAATGGTCCAGTGGAAACCATGGGAGCCGTTAGTAGATGAACCTCCTACCAACCAGTGGAAGTGGCCAATATGA